The Carassius gibelio isolate Cgi1373 ecotype wild population from Czech Republic chromosome B12, carGib1.2-hapl.c, whole genome shotgun sequence genome has a segment encoding these proteins:
- the LOC127969502 gene encoding cytochrome b-c1 complex subunit 2, mitochondrial gives MRGIRGISQLSGRLYAAQAARKVDVAAAVEPVKFLPQEVQVTKLPSGLVIASLENYSPASRISVLVRAGSRYETMDNLGVSHLLRLAASLTTKGASAFRICRGVEAVGGSLSVSSSRETMGYTVDCLRDHIDTVMEYLINVTTAPEFRSWEVLDLTGRVKLDKELAKQTPQIGVIENLHAAAYKNALSNSLYCPDYMLGQITTEQMHNFVQNNFTSARMALVGLGVDHAILKQVGEQFLNIRSGTGTVGSEAVYRGGELRHQSGGGLVHAVVASEGASVTSAEATAFSILQHVLGAGPHVKRGSNTTSKLSQAISKVTSQPFDVSAFNANYTDSGLFGVYTICQANAAKDVIKAAIVQVNDIAQGNLAEADLSRAKNQLTAEYLMSLESSEGLMEAIGSLVLADGTYRSPEAVTQKINAVSSADVVNVAKKFMSGKKTMASSGHLVNTPFVDEI, from the exons ATGAGGGGGATCCGGGGAATAAGCCAGTTATCG GGCAGGCTTTATGCAGCCCAGGCTGCCCGTAAGGTGGATGTTGCGGCAGCCGTGGAGCCAGTGAAGTTTCTGCCGCAGGAGGTGCAG GTGACAAAATTGCCTAGCGGGTTAGTGATTGCTTCCTTGGAAAACTATTCTCCTGCTTCTCGGATCAGTGTGCTCGTCCGGGCTGGAAGTCGATATGAGACGATGGACAACCTCGGCGTCTCACACTTGCTTCGTCTGGCTGCCAGTCTG ACAACCAAGGGAGCGTCTGCCTTCAGGATCTGCCGCGGTGTGGAGGCTGTAGGGGGAAGCTTGAG TGTGTCAAGCTCCAGGGAAACCATGGGATACACTGTAGACTGCTTGAGAGATCATAT TGACACTGTAATGGAGTATCTGATCAATGTGACCACTGCGCCGGAGTTTCGCTCATGGGAAGTGTTAGACCTCACTGGCAGGGTGAAACTGGATAAGGAACTTGCCAAGCAGACTCCACAGATTG GTGTCATTGAGAATTTGCACGCTGCAGCTTATAAGAATGCCCTGTCCAATTCCTTATACTGTCCAGACTACATGCTCGGCCAAATCACCACAGAACAG ATGCACAACTTTGTTCAGAACAACTTCACAAGTGCAAGAATGGCCCTTGTTGGTCTTG GTGTGGATCATGCCATACTTAAGCAGGTTGGGGAGCAATTCCTGAACATCCGCAGTGGAACAGGCACTGTTGGCTCCGAAGCCGTGTACCGAGGAG GTGAGCTGAGGCATCAGTCTGGAGGAGGACTGGTTCATGCGGTCGTGGCGAGTGAAGGTGCAAGTGTAACCTCAGCTGAGGCCACTGCATTCAGTATACTGCAGCATGTGCTTGGAGCAGGACCTCATGTCAAGAGAGGCTCCAACACTACGAGCAAACTGAGTCAGGCCATCTCGAAGGTCACCTCTCAGCCCTTTGAT GTGTCTGCCTTCAATGCCAACTACACGGATTCTGGTCTGTTTGGAGTTTACACCATCTGCCAGGCAAACGCTGCTAAAGAT GTAATCAAAGCAGCAATCGTTCAAGTAAATGACATTGCTCAAGGAAACCTTGCAGAAGCTGACCTCAGCAGAGCTAA GAATCAGTTGACGGCTGAGTACCTGATGTCTCTTGAGAGTTCTGAGGGCTTAATGGAAGCCATTGGTTCACTAGTGCTGGCCGATGGTACCTACCGTTCCCCCGAGGCTGTGACGCAGAAAATCAATGCTGTGTCTTCAGCTGATGTTGTCAAT GTTGCAAAAAAATTCATGTCTGGCAAAAAGACTATGGCCTCCAGTGGACACTTGGTCAACACACCTTTTGTTGATGAAATTTGA
- the crym gene encoding ketimine reductase mu-crystallin: protein MSGSPVLLNKHEVERLLSYDDLIPRLESVMAKFSKRDSSEIIQPVRSVVPIQQHSGFLGVMPAYLAAEGILCTKMVTFYQRAEGSSLPSTQATVLLFHPEHGNVTAIMDGEAITAKRTAAVSAISAKLFKPALSEVLCILGSGQQARSHYDIFTKLFKFKEVRVWSRRKETAQRFVNNLQDPVTVCSSVQEAVIGADVIVTATGASQPILFGEWVKPGAHIAAVGACRPDWRELDDVLMREAVVYVDSREGATAESGDIILSGAEVFAELGEVLNGCFPAQREKTTVFKSLGMGIQDAVSAKLVLEKWNSEH, encoded by the exons ATGAGCGGGTCTCCagttttattaaacaaacatgAGGTCGAGCGTTTGCTCTCTTATGATGATCTGATTCCCAGACTGGagtctgtgatggcaaagttttcTAAACGGGACAGTTCCGAAATAATCCAGCCTGTGAGATCTGTGGTCCCTATACAACAACACAGTGG GTTTTTGGGCGTTATGCCTGCATATTTGGCCGCTGAAGGTATTTTATGCACTAAGATGGTGACTTTCTACCAGCGTGCAGAGGGCTCTAGTTTACCATCGACTCAAGCAACTGTGTTACTCTTTCATCCCGAGCATGGAAATGTGACAGCG ATCATGGATGGGGAGGCCATCACAGCCAAACGAACTGCAGCAGTATCAGCCATATCAGCTAAA ctgttcaaGCCAGCTCTTTCAGAAGTGTTGTGCATCCTTGGTTCAGGGCAGCAGGCTAGAAGCCACTATGATATCTTTACAAAGCTCTTCAAATTCAAAGAG GTCCGTGTATGGAGCAGAAGGAAGGAAACGGCTCAGCGGTTTGTTAATAATCTCCAAGATCCTGTAACAGTTTGTTCTTCAGTGCAGGAGGCTGTGATAGGAGCTGATGTAATCGTGACTGCCACAGGTGCAAGTCAGCCCATACTCTTTGGCGAGTGGGTCAAACCAGGTGCACACATAGCAG CGGTTGGCGCTTGTCGGCCAGACTGGAGGGAACTGGATGATGTCTTGATGAGAGAGGCTGTGGTGTATGTGGACAGCAGAGAGGGGGCGACCGCAGAGTCAGGAGACATCATTCTGTCTGGA GCTGAAGTATTCGCAGAGCTCGGAGAAGTTCTAAATGGATGCTTTCCTGCTCAGCGTGAGAAGACTACGGTATTCAAGTCACTGG GAATGGGGATACAAGATGCCGTCTCAGCCAAACTTGTGCTGGAGAAGTGGAACAGTGAACACTGA
- the LOC127968769 gene encoding NHP2-like protein 1: MTEAEVNPKAYPLADATLSKTILDLVQQASNYKQLRKGANEATKTLNRGISEFIVMAADAEPLEIILHLPLLCEDKNVPYVFVRSKQALGRACGVSRPVIATSVTIKEGSQLKPQIQSVQMSIERLLV; the protein is encoded by the exons ATG ACTGAAGCCGAAGTGAATCCGAAAGCCTATCCTCTGGCAGACGCCACGCTCTCCAAAACCATCCTGGACCTTGTGCAGCAGGCGTCCAACTACAAACAGCTGAGAAAAGGGGCTAATGAAG CCACTAAAACTCTTAACCGTGGGATTTCGGAGTTCATCGTGATGGCGGCTGATGCTGAACCCCTGGAGATCATCCTGCACCTGCCGCTGCTGTGTGAGGATAAGAACGTGCCGTATGTGTTTGTGCGCTCTAAACAAGCTCTGGGACGTGCATGTGGAGTGTCGAGACCTGTCATTGCCACATCAGTCACCATCAAAGAAGGATCGCAACTGAAACCTCAGATTCAGTCTGTGCAGATGTCTATTGAAAGACTCCTAGTTTGA
- the LOC127968859 gene encoding modulator of smoothened protein, translating to MDKLTIISGCLFLVADIFAIASVANPDWINTGGQEGALTLGLVKQCQTIHGRTRVCISPSLPPVWITTLFFIILGIISLSITCGLLVISHWRREATKYARWIAFMGMVLFCMAALIFPVGFYINQVGGQPYKLPNNTVVGSSYVLFILSIFFTIVGLLFAGKVCLPG from the exons ATGGATAAACTCACCATTATTTCAGGATGTCTCTTTCTCGTGGCAGATATCTTCGCAATTGCAAGTGTTGCAAATCCAGACTGGATCAATACAGGTGGTCAAGAGG GTGCTCTGACTCTGGGTCTAGTCAAGCAATGCCAGACCATCCATGGTCGAACCAGGGTATGCATCTCCCCAAGCCTTCCTCCAGTATGGATCACTACCCTGTTCTTCATCATATTAGGCATCATCTCACTCTCTATCACATGTGGCCTGCTTGTGATCTCACACTGGAGACGAGAGGCTACAAAATATGCCCGTTGGATCGCCTTCATGGGAA tggTCCTCTTCTGCATGGCTGCTCTCATATTTCCAGTTGGATTTTACATCAATCAAGTTGGAGGACAACCTTACAAATTACCCAATAATACTGTGGTTGGGTCCTCATATGTACtgtttattttatcaatattttttacaatagttGGACTTCTTTTTGCGGGTAAAGTCTGTCTGCCTGGCTGA